In Mycobacterium branderi, the DNA window ACACCGAGGTGATCAGCCTGGTCAACGCCGCCCCGCACACCGCGGTGCGCCGCGGTGGACGGGCGATCGTGCTGTCACGCGACGCCGGCACGCCGGCGGCGCTGGCCGACCTGCTCACCGAATATGGCCGCGGCGACTCGGAATTCAGTGTGCTCGAACAGCTGGGCGGGCCGGGGGAGCGTTGCCGGCACAGCACGGCCTGCGGCTGGGCGGCCGGCCCACCCGACGACGTCGACGGCATCAACGTCATCGCGGTCCGCTACCTGCCCGACGAACAGATGTCAGCCGCGCTACCCGAGGATGCGTTCAGCCACGACGGGCAGATCACCAAGCAGGGGATCCGCGCGGTGACGTTGTCGGCGCTGGCGCCGCGGCCCGGTCAGCGGCTGTGGGACGTCGGGTCGGGTTCGGGAAGTATCGCGGTGGAATGGGCGCGCAGCGGGAAAGGTTGCAGTGCAGTCGCTTTCGAGCGCGATGAGGCCCGTCGCGGGCGCATCATTCGCAACGCGGCGGCTTTCGGGGCCGACATCGACGTGCGCGGTGCGGCGCCGGAGGCGTTCGCCGGCGCCGCGGCGCCGTCGGCGGTGTTCATTGGCGGCGGCCTGACCCAGCGCGGCGTGCTCGAAGCCTGCCTGGAAAACCTGCCCTCCGGCGGACGGCTGGTCGCCAATGCCGTCACCGCGGAGGCGGAAGCTGTTCTGTTGCAAGCGCATTCCATTCTCGGCGGGGAGCTCCAGCGCTTCCAGCACTATCGGGGCGAGCCGCTGGGCAGTTTCACGGGTTGGCGTCCAGCGCTGCCTGTCACCCAATGGGCGA includes these proteins:
- the cbiE gene encoding precorrin-6y C5,15-methyltransferase (decarboxylating) subunit CbiE, with amino-acid sequence MIVVVGIGADGMAGLSEASSSELRRAAVIYGSRRQLDLLDDSVPAERREWPSPLLPALRGLPDEPTDVHVLASGDPLLHGIGGTLIRLFGAESVTVMPHVSAVTLACARMGWSVQDTEVISLVNAAPHTAVRRGGRAIVLSRDAGTPAALADLLTEYGRGDSEFSVLEQLGGPGERCRHSTACGWAAGPPDDVDGINVIAVRYLPDEQMSAALPEDAFSHDGQITKQGIRAVTLSALAPRPGQRLWDVGSGSGSIAVEWARSGKGCSAVAFERDEARRGRIIRNAAAFGADIDVRGAAPEAFAGAAAPSAVFIGGGLTQRGVLEACLENLPSGGRLVANAVTAEAEAVLLQAHSILGGELQRFQHYRGEPLGSFTGWRPALPVTQWAMVKP